A window of Apium graveolens cultivar Ventura chromosome 8, ASM990537v1, whole genome shotgun sequence contains these coding sequences:
- the LOC141679755 gene encoding uncharacterized protein LOC141679755 has translation MIEKTLSTFHPNTMILVQQYRERNFQKYGELISLLLVAEKNNELLLKNHQIRPTGSAQLPEVHNTSFLKNERGKGHRGGRGYGRNRGRGNFRGRFRNQYHSGHLKWQRDGYNSGHQKWQREVPNKRKAPQEGENRGICHRCRSEGHWQRTCRTPKYLVEVYESSKRNNGKKLETNFANYNLLNEPVNKASNEIDTGVNLYYGLDD, from the coding sequence ATGATTGAAAAGACCCTCTCAACCTTTCACCCCAACACTATGATCCTGGTTCAACAATATAGGGAGCGGAATTTTCAGAAATATGGTGAGCTGATATCTCTCCTTCTTGTGGCTGAAAAGAATAATGAGTTGCTACTGAAAAATCATCAGATACGTCCTACAGGCTCTGCCCAGTTACCTGAAGTACATAACACGTCATTCCTGAAGAATGAACGTGGGAAAGGGCATAGAGGAGGACGGGGTTATGGACGAAACCGTGGACGTGGAAATTTCCGTGGTCGATTTCGCAATCAATATCATTCTGGTCACCTGAAGTGGCAACGTGATGGTTACAACTCTGGCCACCAGAAATGGCAACGTGAAGTGCCAAATAAAAGAAAGGCACCCCAAGAAGGAGAGAACCGAGGCATCTGTCATAGGTGCAGATCTGAGGGGCACTGGCAACGTACTTGTCGCACACCCAAATATCTTGTTGAAGTCTACGAGTCATCCAAAAGGAATAATGGAAAGAAATTAGAAACCAACTTCGCTAATTATAATCTACTTAATGAACCAgtcaataaggcctcaaatgaaATAGACACTGGTGTTAATCTTTATTATGGTTTAGACGACTAG
- the LOC141678818 gene encoding cold-responsive protein kinase 1-like isoform X1, translated as MSCSCFGASVKRENDDSHVSGEFEGRVLGNIKAFSYNELRTATDNFHQRNKIGRGGFGTVYKGILINGIEVAVKTLSAESKQGVREFLTEIDIISNVRHPNLVQLIGCCVQGTNRILVYEFLVNKSLDTVLLAHMATGSKGKSTMLDWDKRSAICKDVARAIAYLHEEVVPPIVHRDIKASNILLDKDFKPKIGDFGLAKLFPDNITHISTRIVGTTGYLAPEYVLGGQLTKKADVYSFGVLMLEILSAKYSGKPTLGTGMQKLLLEWAWQLYEEGQLLEMVDPELEGFPEEEVIRYIKIAFFCTQGTASRRPTMSQVVDMLSRNTRLNEKELLPPGFSQDTGGRSSSRNKSSDTPTSTQMSSVPVSITQITPR; from the exons ATGAGTTGTAGCTGCTTCGGTGCCTCAGTGAAACGGGAAAACGATGATTCTCATGTTTCGGGAGAATTTGAAG GGCGTGTTCTCGGGAATATAAAAGCTTTCTCATACAATGAATTAAGAACAGCAACAGATAATTTTCACCAAAGAAACAAGATAGGACGGGGAGGCTTTGGAACAGTATACAAG GGTATCCTCATTAATGGAATAGAAGTAGCGGTGAAGACACTTTCTGCTGAATCAAAGCAGGGGGTGCGTGAATTTTTAACTGAAATTGACATCATATCAAATGTCAGGCACCCAAACCTTGTTCAGTTAATTGGATGCTGTGTTCAAGGAACCAACCGAATTTTGGTGTACGAGTTTTTGGTAAATAAAAGCCTCGATACTGTTCTATTAG CTCACATGGCTACAGGTTCAAAAGGTAAAAGCACCATGTTGGACTGGGATAAAAGATCAGCTATTTGCAAGGACGTTGCCAGGGCTATTGCTTATCTTCATGAAGAAGTTGTGCCACCTATAGTGCATAGGGACATTAAAGCCAGTAATATACTGCTTGATAAAGATTTTAAACCAAAAATTGGAGACTTTGGGTTGGCTAAACTTTTTCCAGACAACATTACTCATATTAGTACAAGAATAGTAGGAACCAC TGGTTACTTGGCGCCCGAATATGTGTTGGGTGGTCAGTTAACCAAGAAGGCAGATGTCTATAGCTTTGGGGTTCTCATGCTCGAAATTCTAAGTGCAAAATATAGCGGCAAACCGACGTTGGGTACTGGAATGCAAAAACTCCTATTAGAATGG GCTTGGCAGCTGTATGAGGAAGGTCAACTCTTAGAGATGGTGGATCCTGAATTAGAAGGATTCCCCGAGGAGGAAGTCATCAGGTATATTAAAATTGCATTTTTCTGCACACAGGGAACAGCAAGTAGGAGGCCGACAATGAGTCAAGTTGTTGACATGCTGTCAAGAAACACCCGGCTAAATGAGAAGGAATTGTTGCCCCCAGGTTTTTCACAAGATACAGGTGGACGTTCATCTTCAAGGAACAAGTCATCTGATACACCAACAAGCACTCAGATGAGCTCTGTTCCTGTCTCCATTACTCAGATCACGCCCAGATAA
- the LOC141678818 gene encoding cold-responsive protein kinase 1-like isoform X2: protein MSCSCFGASVKRENDDSHVSGEFEGRVLGNIKAFSYNELRTATDNFHQRNKIGRGGFGTVYKGILINGIEVAVKTLSAESKQGVREFLTEIDIISNVRHPNLVQLIGCCVQGTNRILVYEFLVNKSLDTVLLGSKGKSTMLDWDKRSAICKDVARAIAYLHEEVVPPIVHRDIKASNILLDKDFKPKIGDFGLAKLFPDNITHISTRIVGTTGYLAPEYVLGGQLTKKADVYSFGVLMLEILSAKYSGKPTLGTGMQKLLLEWAWQLYEEGQLLEMVDPELEGFPEEEVIRYIKIAFFCTQGTASRRPTMSQVVDMLSRNTRLNEKELLPPGFSQDTGGRSSSRNKSSDTPTSTQMSSVPVSITQITPR from the exons ATGAGTTGTAGCTGCTTCGGTGCCTCAGTGAAACGGGAAAACGATGATTCTCATGTTTCGGGAGAATTTGAAG GGCGTGTTCTCGGGAATATAAAAGCTTTCTCATACAATGAATTAAGAACAGCAACAGATAATTTTCACCAAAGAAACAAGATAGGACGGGGAGGCTTTGGAACAGTATACAAG GGTATCCTCATTAATGGAATAGAAGTAGCGGTGAAGACACTTTCTGCTGAATCAAAGCAGGGGGTGCGTGAATTTTTAACTGAAATTGACATCATATCAAATGTCAGGCACCCAAACCTTGTTCAGTTAATTGGATGCTGTGTTCAAGGAACCAACCGAATTTTGGTGTACGAGTTTTTGGTAAATAAAAGCCTCGATACTGTTCTATTAG GTTCAAAAGGTAAAAGCACCATGTTGGACTGGGATAAAAGATCAGCTATTTGCAAGGACGTTGCCAGGGCTATTGCTTATCTTCATGAAGAAGTTGTGCCACCTATAGTGCATAGGGACATTAAAGCCAGTAATATACTGCTTGATAAAGATTTTAAACCAAAAATTGGAGACTTTGGGTTGGCTAAACTTTTTCCAGACAACATTACTCATATTAGTACAAGAATAGTAGGAACCAC TGGTTACTTGGCGCCCGAATATGTGTTGGGTGGTCAGTTAACCAAGAAGGCAGATGTCTATAGCTTTGGGGTTCTCATGCTCGAAATTCTAAGTGCAAAATATAGCGGCAAACCGACGTTGGGTACTGGAATGCAAAAACTCCTATTAGAATGG GCTTGGCAGCTGTATGAGGAAGGTCAACTCTTAGAGATGGTGGATCCTGAATTAGAAGGATTCCCCGAGGAGGAAGTCATCAGGTATATTAAAATTGCATTTTTCTGCACACAGGGAACAGCAAGTAGGAGGCCGACAATGAGTCAAGTTGTTGACATGCTGTCAAGAAACACCCGGCTAAATGAGAAGGAATTGTTGCCCCCAGGTTTTTCACAAGATACAGGTGGACGTTCATCTTCAAGGAACAAGTCATCTGATACACCAACAAGCACTCAGATGAGCTCTGTTCCTGTCTCCATTACTCAGATCACGCCCAGATAA
- the LOC141679757 gene encoding uncharacterized protein LOC141679757 → MRTLMRNQAGFETVSESPLSLVLEKARIDKTLKTPALDHFDGSSDPLAFLNTFDGRMAFFGHSEIARCQFFSTCLQGTALRWYSNLPPRSIDSWTTLKSKFQARFSSNYKGIKVTASLMTMHQRSGESLRSFLTRFREEIAEIPDLIEQMAVNFLTAGIDKSRHGLLLEEIFEKRPKTLQAAFQIIEHRMMLQEVVSCIQSPRRSSKYERRRSYSPRSPARERRRERRRSPPPRTSDLPPRDRRERDLQPHNRSEKEFTKLNTEKMTILAVLKTEPDYRPPRPMKPGRPPSSGYCEYHEDTGHTTEQCFQLSNLIEGKIRRGQLVHYVQHDDEPRRHRRDEDNRVIDVIFGGVAAGGLSHNSRKIYAREVFNVNPSTAKRPRANPSPVISFSDDDYRPGLIEGHQDALVITTRVGNNTVKKMLVDNGSSVDVLYHHAFSRMDIGDRRLENSRTPLYGFTGNEVHVVGTIDMPVLFGSPPCQIWKMVKFHVISVSSSFNAILG, encoded by the coding sequence ATGCGTACCTTGATGAGAAATCAGGCAGGCTTTGAAACCGTTTCCGAGAGCCCCCTATCATTAGTGCTTGAGAAGGCGCGCATCGACAAGACGTTGAAGACACCTGCCCTCGATCATTTCGACGGATCCTCGGACCCGTTAGCATTTCTAAACACGTTTGATGGTCGCATGGCTTTCTTCGGCCACTCGGAGATCGCTAGGTGTCAGTTCTTCTCCACTTGCCTTCAAGGCACGGCTCTCCGATGGTACAGTAACTTGCCACCTCGGTCAATCGACTCGTGGACAACTCTGAAAAGCAAGTTTCAAGCCCGGTTCTCCAGCAActacaaaggaatcaaagttacAGCATCCTTGATGACAATGCATCAACGCTCCGGCGAAAGTCTCAGGAGTTTTCTAACCCGGTTCAGAGAAGAGATAGCAGAAATTCCAGACTTAATAGAACAGATGGCTGTCAATTTCCTGACAGCGGGCATCGATAAGTCTAGGCATGGCCTCCTTCTAGAAGAGATCTTTGAAAAAAGGCCGAAAACCCTACAGGCCGCGTTCCAGATTATAGAACACCGCATGATGCTTCAAGAAGTGGTAAGCTGTATACAATCTCCACGGAGATCGTCAAAATATGAACGACGCCGAAGTTACAGTCCACGATCCCCTGCGAGGGAAAGGCGCCGAGAGCGCCGTAGGTCGCCCCCGCCTCGCACATCGGACCTTCCCCCGAGGGATAGAAGAGAAAGAGATTTGCAGCCTCACAATCGATCTGAAAAAGAGTTCACTAAACTCAACACCGAAAAAATGACAATTTTGGCGGTGTTAAAAACGGAACCGGATTATCGCCCTCCAAGACCCATGAAACCTGGAAGACCCCCAAGCTCCGGATATTGTGAATATCATGAAGACACCGGCCATACAACAGAGCAATGTTTTCAACTTAGCAATCTCATCGAAGGAAAAATTCGTCGAGGGCAACTAGTCCACTATGTGCAGCACGATGATGAACCCAGACGTCACCGTCGAGACGAGGACAATCGTGTAATCGATGTTATTTTTGGTGGCGTAGCCGCCGGGGGCCTCTCCCACAACTCTCGCAAGATTTATGCTCGAGAAGTCTTTAATGTCAATCCCTCGACAGCGAAACGCCCTCGAGCGAATCCCTCCCCCGTCATCTCTTTCTCTGATGACGATTATCGTCCCGGTCTCATCGAAGGTCATCAAGATGCTCTTGTCATCACAACACGTGTGGGAAACAACACGGTTAAGAAAATGTTGGTTGATAATGGTAGCTCTGTCGACGTGTTATATCACCATGCTTTTTCCCGAATGGACATAGGAGATCGAAGACTCGAAAACTCCCGAACCCCGTTATACGGGTTCACAGGCAATGAGGTTCACGTTGTAGGAACCATCGACATGCCAGTGCTTTTCGGATCCCCACCCTGTCAGATTTGGAAAATGGTCAAATTCCATGTGATTAGCGTTTCCTCAAGCTTCAACGCCATTTTGGGATGA